A stretch of Ipomoea triloba cultivar NCNSP0323 chromosome 11, ASM357664v1 DNA encodes these proteins:
- the LOC115997410 gene encoding putative late blight resistance protein homolog R1B-23 isoform X1, which yields MDMVHKDIDVLLGHLTSGGVDQELKSELMYMRTILKFQQFVFCGYLGDSITAKILEERLFYSPSCRTSKECMVNYVDSLVSFIIQKGRSSSFHTDTSMGDASKFLESLFKNLQSIKKATRRCLSTSTLVPIEILEENLRVLIDSLHFKVSTAQQEYLLTRIQALAESAADLCFTFWVKMSDHFLDTDEISHLLYLRNICKERVPPLEINTASQMVLLDDQILDICKRLELVKGLLMNLPKQYLMQDKTKDLLRQIAALTSKTRYHSLEEDMAVRVNDELHILLKNSKEICLDVRNLLHSGFPLTEDCGMIDSLVMSLNGLLNFKADLANKHEIEKLKTVIELWKKCGSFGKHRERVFKTAYEAAYIIDSMNLNNDPPPYLESYLSDIIAEADIIYNETLDIGFLNVVKSSNPLSSVVNTPIGDNVLGFKKEEEAIKEQLLSGPSKLDVISIVGVSGLGKTTLANKIYNDQNVINHFHVRAWCCVSQEYNMTKLLCEIYSQVTEDELTDEMQRLIKENREAKVTEVDLAEKFSKCVVDKKTRRKVTESDVAEKLQKFLKELKEKRYLIVLDDIWESRAYEEITRCFPTVENGSRIMLTSRFDEVAHKLKLHSDPHNLPFFTKEERWELLQWKVFRNECCYPELLEIGEEISESYRGLPLFIVMVAGLLTSIKKEERLWSEVAKSLSSVASEHEILGLIYEHLPDRWKSCLLFFAAFPKDQEIAVSKLVQLWAAEGFIEKIEGKSLEDVAEDYLSNLLSGGLITVSKRRYDGSIISCRVHNTIHEFCLEKAKKERFLMISSTNDQIPIRGMACHRICFNHQDIECHNPLYSRIQWSPSVRTILCTYRRREPHISKAIDFSQIYRRSRLIRVLDLESITVGNTFFSVIEHLPHLRFIAAHTGYCNFVLPSSLGNPHNLETFKIKTENQSVVLPKAILNMVKLRQLDITDSFQFGIDKDDSCLKNIQALSTVLLPNKQSIDAMIIRFPYLRRLKCIYVGSNESSPESNEFLDLEKLDQLEFLHVSYDGPLERRDLIVFKFPWCLTKLILNGFSLPACEIFKFALIPTLVALKLQNVHFKDHQWDVEECDFPQLNYLKLQNCSIVYWSALTSSFPCLKRLILRRCIILKEVPSCFGNIATLEAVEVYRCNSSLEDSVLKIQSESTNRSSPLVIRILKSDDLQIFYSPDAKKCSAGVSQLPENVDDKTKKAIIRLKLHNQKERAKALRIAFSMAGVESVSLEQDKLVAIGNFDIIGLACELRRRLSFAETVSIEEIKRAGVNKTGDEKPKQKGIGTDTTLPIGWLSSEENENKKSHSCSPSRPPTPSSTSSGKSSYPLSTSESQVSGMKLKRMAIFSLKLHNQKAIAKALVIATCVAGVVSVGLEEDKLVAIGDFDLFALAKQLRKGLSFADLLSIEEIKRAGVNKTGDEKQKQKRIGTDTTLPMGWLSSEEDENKKSHSCSPSRPPMPSSTSSGKSSYILCQHLNPRLL from the exons ATGGATATGGTTCACAAAGATATTGATGTTCTTCTGGGTCATCTGACGAGCGGTGGTGTGGACCAGGAACTCAAATCAGAGCTAATGTATATGAGAACAATTTTGAAGTTTCAACAATTCGTTTTTTGTGGTTACCTGGGTGATTCCATAACTGCAAAAATATTAGAAGAACGACTATTTTACTCCCCATCATGCAGAACAAGTAAAGAATGCATGGTCAATTATGTGGATAGCTTGGTATCATTTATCATTCAGAAGGGTAGATCAAGCAGCTTTCACACAGATACTTCCATGGGTGATGCATCAAAATTTTTGGAGTCTCTTTTCAAGAATCTACAAAGCATAAAGAAAGCTACTCGCCGTTGCCTTTCTACTTCTACCTTGGTTCCAATTGAAATCCTTGAAGAGAATCTAAGAGTTCTGATAGATTCACTTCATTTCAAAGTTAGCACTGCCCAGCAAGAGTACCTCTTGACCCGAATTCAAGCCCTGGCTGAGAGTGCAGCTGATCTTTGTTTCACCTTCTGGGTTAAGATGAGTGACCATTTCCTAGATACAGATGAGATTTCTCATTTGTTATATCTCAGGAACATTTGTAAGGAGAGAGTCCCCCCCTTAGAAATCAATACGGCCAGTCAAATGGTTCTACTTGATGATCAAATTTTAGATATATGTAAAAGGTTAGAGTTGGTAAAAGGTCTTCTCATGAACTTGCCAAAGCAGTATCTTATGCAAGACAAAACTAAAGATCTTTTGAGACAGATTGCAGCTCTAACCAGCAAAACAAGGTATCATAGCCTTGAGGAAGACATGGCTGTTAGAGTGAATGATGAACTTCATATTTTGCTCAAAAACTCCAAAGAGATTTGTCTTGATGTTCGCAATCTGTTGCACTCTGGCTTCCCGTTGACTGAAGACTGTGGCATGATTGACTCACTGGTTATGAGTTTGAATGGACTGCTGAACTTCAAGGCTGATTTGGCAAATAAGCATGaaattgaaaagttaaaaaCTGTCATTGAACTGTGGAAGAAATGTGGTTCTTTTGGCAAACACCGGGAACGGGTATTTAAAACAGCTTATGAGGCAGCCTATATAATTGACTCCATGAATCTCAACAATGATCCTCCTCCATATCTTGAGTCATATCTTTCTGATATCATAGCGGAGGCTGACATCATTTACAATGAAACTCTTGACATTGGCTTCCTCAATGTTGTGAAGTCTTCAAATCCTTTGTCATCAGTAGTGAATACTCCTATTGGTGACAATGTGCTCGGAttcaagaaagaagaagaagcaataaAAGAACAACTTCTTAGTGGACCAAGTAAGCTAGATGTAATCTCAATTGTTGGTGTATCTGGGCTTGGTAAGACAACTTTGGCCAACAAGATTTACAATGATCAAAATGTAATCAACCACTTCCATGTTCGTGCGTGGTGTTGTGTTTCTCAAGAATATAACATGACAAAGTTGCTGTGTGAAATTTATAGCCAAGTTACAGAAGATGAACTCACTGATGAGATGCAAAGGCTAATCAAAGAAAATCGTGAGGCCAAAGTGACAGAAGTTGATCTGGCTGAAAAGTTTAGTAAGTGTGTCGTGGATAAAAAGACTCGAAGAAAAGTGACTGAAAGTGATGTGGCTGAAAAGTTACAAAAATTCCtcaaagaattgaaagaaaaaaggTATCTCATTGTGTTAGATGATATTTGGGAAAGTAGGGCTTATGAGGAGATAACAAGATGTTTTCCAACAGTAGAAAATGGAAGTAGAATCATGTTAACTAGTCGGTTTGATGAAGTAGCTCATAAACTAAAGCTTCATAGTGATCCTCATAATCTACCCTTCTTCACTAAAGAAGAACGTTGGGAGCTACTGCAGTGGAAGGTATTTCGAAATGAATGTTGCTATCCTGAACTATTGGAAATTGGGGAGGAGATATCTGAAAGTTATAGAGGATTACCCCTCTTCATTGTCATGGTAGCTGGCCTTCTTACAAGCATAAAAAAAGAAGAGCGCTTATGGTCAGAAGTTGCAAAATCTCTAAGCTCAGTTGCTTCTGAGCATGAAATATTAGGACTGATCTACGAACATCTACCAGATCGTTGGAAGTCATGCCTTTTATTTTTTGCGGCATTTCCTAAGGACCAAGAAATTGCAGTCTCCAAATTGGTACAGTTGTGGGCAGCTGAAggatttattgaaaaaattgaagGGAAGAGCTTAGAGGATGTGGCAGAGGATTACCTAAGTAATCTACTTAGTGGTGGCCTAATAACAGTTTCCAAAAGAAGATATGATGGTAGCATCATTTCGTGCCGGGTTCATAACACCATACATGAATTCTGCTTAGAAAAGGCTAAAAAAGAACGTTTCTTGATGATATCAAGTACTAACGATCAGATTCCCATCAGGGGTATGGCTTGTCATCGGATATGCTTCAATCATCAAGACATTGAGTGTCATAATCCCCTTTATTCACGGATACAATGGAGCCCTAGTGTCCGCACAATTCTTTGCACTTATAGAAGAAGAGAACCCCACATTTCAAAGGCAATTGACTTCTCTCAGATCTATCGCAGGTCAAGACTGATCAGAGTGTTGGACTTGGAGTCGATCACAGTGGGCAATACGTTTTTCTCAGTAATAGAACACCTACCTCATCTAAGATTCATAGCTGCCCATACTGGATATTGTAATTTTGTTCTACCATCATCACTAGGGAATCCTCATAATCTAGAAACTTTCAAGATCAAAACGGAAAATCAGTCTGTGGTGCTGCCAAAAGCTATTTTGAATATGGTGAAGTTGAGGCAGTTGGACATAACTGACTCCTTTCAGTTTGGCATTGATAAGGATGACTCCTGCCTAAAAAATATACAAGCTCTTTCCACGGTTCTTCTTCCTAACAAGCAGAGCATTGATGCTATGATAATCAGGTTCCCCTATCTTCGAAGGCTGAAATGCATCTATGTTGGTTCAAATGAGTCCTCTCCTGAGAGCAATGAGTTTCTGGATTTGGAAAAACTCGATCAGCTTGAATTCCTCCATGTGTCTTATGATGGTCCACTTGAGAGACGAGACCTCATTGTGTTTAAGTTCCCTTGGTGTCTTACAAAATTGATCCTGAATGGGTTTTCCCTGCCTGCATGCgagatttttaaatttgcactGATTCCCACATTGGTTGCACTTAAGTTACAGAATGTACACTTTAAAGATCATCAGTGGGATGTTGAAGAATGTGATTTCCCGCAATTAAACTATTTGAAATTACAGAACTGCTCCATTGTGTACTGGAGTGCCTTAACTAGTTCTTTTCCCTGCCTTAAGAGATTAATTTTACGAAGATGTATCATACTCAAGGAAGTACCTTCTTGCTTTGGGAATATTGCTACTCTTGAAGCAGTTGAAGTGTATAGGTGCAACAGCTCTCTTGAAGATTCAGTGTTGAAAATTCAAAGTGAATCAACCAATAGATCATCTCCACTCGTGATTAGGATTCTCAAGTCAGATGACCTACAAATAT TTTATTCTCCTGATGCCAAAAAGTGCAGTGCTGGTGTTTCTCAGTTGCCTGAAAATGTTGATGACAAGACAAAG AAGGCCATCATCAGATTAAAGTTACATAATCAGAAGGAGAGAGCCAAGGCCCTTAGAATTGCTTTTAGCATGGCAG GGGTGGAATCTGTTAGCTTGGAGCAAGATAAGTTAGTGGCAATCGGGAATTTTGATATTATTGGGCTTGCGTGTGAGTTGAGGAGACGTTTGTCATTTGCAGAAACAGTCTCAATAGAAGAAATTAAGCGTGCAGGGGTGAATAAAACAGGTGATGAAAAGCCAAAGCAGAAAGGAATTGGCACGGATACCACATTACCAATTGGGTGGTTGAGTTCTGAGGAAAATGAAAACAAGAAAAGTCATTCCTGTTCTCCAAGTAGGCCTCCTACGCCATCATCCACATCTTCTGGAAAATCCTCTTATCCTCTGTCAACATCTGAATCCCAGGTTTCTGGAATGAAGTTAAAGAGg ATGGCCATCTTCAGTTTAAAGTTACATAATCAGAAGGCGATAGCCAAGGCCCTTGTAATTGCTACTTGCGTGGCAG GGGTGGTATCTGTTGGCTTGGAGGAAGATAAGCTAGTGGCAATTGGGGATTTTGATCTTTTTGCTCTTGCGAAGCAGTTGAGAAAAGGTTTGTCATTTGCAGACCTACTCTCAATAGAAGAAATTAAGCGTGCAGGGGTAAATAAAACAGGTGATGAAAAGCAAAAGCAGAAACGAATTGGCACGGATACCACATTACCTATGGGGTGGTTGAGTTCTGAGGAAGATGAAAACAAGAAAAGTCATTCCTGTTCTCCAAGTAGGCCTCCTATGCCATCATCCACATCTTCTGGAAAATCTTCTTATATCCTCTGTCAACATCTGAATCCCAGGCTTCTGTAG
- the LOC115997410 gene encoding putative late blight resistance protein homolog R1A-3 isoform X3 produces the protein MDMVHKDIDVLLGHLTSGGVDQELKSELMYMRTILKFQQFVFCGYLGDSITAKILEERLFYSPSCRTSKECMVNYVDSLVSFIIQKGRSSSFHTDTSMGDASKFLESLFKNLQSIKKATRRCLSTSTLVPIEILEENLRVLIDSLHFKVSTAQQEYLLTRIQALAESAADLCFTFWVKMSDHFLDTDEISHLLYLRNICKERVPPLEINTASQMVLLDDQILDICKRLELVKGLLMNLPKQYLMQDKTKDLLRQIAALTSKTRYHSLEEDMAVRVNDELHILLKNSKEICLDVRNLLHSGFPLTEDCGMIDSLVMSLNGLLNFKADLANKHEIEKLKTVIELWKKCGSFGKHRERVFKTAYEAAYIIDSMNLNNDPPPYLESYLSDIIAEADIIYNETLDIGFLNVVKSSNPLSSVVNTPIGDNVLGFKKEEEAIKEQLLSGPSKLDVISIVGVSGLGKTTLANKIYNDQNVINHFHVRAWCCVSQEYNMTKLLCEIYSQVTEDELTDEMQRLIKENREAKVTEVDLAEKFSKCVVDKKTRRKVTESDVAEKLQKFLKELKEKRYLIVLDDIWESRAYEEITRCFPTVENGSRIMLTSRFDEVAHKLKLHSDPHNLPFFTKEERWELLQWKVFRNECCYPELLEIGEEISESYRGLPLFIVMVAGLLTSIKKEERLWSEVAKSLSSVASEHEILGLIYEHLPDRWKSCLLFFAAFPKDQEIAVSKLVQLWAAEGFIEKIEGKSLEDVAEDYLSNLLSGGLITVSKRRYDGSIISCRVHNTIHEFCLEKAKKERFLMISSTNDQIPIRGMACHRICFNHQDIECHNPLYSRIQWSPSVRTILCTYRRREPHISKAIDFSQIYRRSRLIRVLDLESITVGNTFFSVIEHLPHLRFIAAHTGYCNFVLPSSLGNPHNLETFKIKTENQSVVLPKAILNMVKLRQLDITDSFQFGIDKDDSCLKNIQALSTVLLPNKQSIDAMIIRFPYLRRLKCIYVGSNESSPESNEFLDLEKLDQLEFLHVSYDGPLERRDLIVFKFPWCLTKLILNGFSLPACEIFKFALIPTLVALKLQNVHFKDHQWDVEECDFPQLNYLKLQNCSIVYWSALTSSFPCLKRLILRRCIILKEVPSCFGNIATLEAVEVYRCNSSLEDSVLKIQSESTNRSSPLVIRILKSDDLQIFYSPDAKKCSAGVSQLPENVDDKTKFLLPPPSREDEKKRSDSCSQSSKT, from the exons ATGGATATGGTTCACAAAGATATTGATGTTCTTCTGGGTCATCTGACGAGCGGTGGTGTGGACCAGGAACTCAAATCAGAGCTAATGTATATGAGAACAATTTTGAAGTTTCAACAATTCGTTTTTTGTGGTTACCTGGGTGATTCCATAACTGCAAAAATATTAGAAGAACGACTATTTTACTCCCCATCATGCAGAACAAGTAAAGAATGCATGGTCAATTATGTGGATAGCTTGGTATCATTTATCATTCAGAAGGGTAGATCAAGCAGCTTTCACACAGATACTTCCATGGGTGATGCATCAAAATTTTTGGAGTCTCTTTTCAAGAATCTACAAAGCATAAAGAAAGCTACTCGCCGTTGCCTTTCTACTTCTACCTTGGTTCCAATTGAAATCCTTGAAGAGAATCTAAGAGTTCTGATAGATTCACTTCATTTCAAAGTTAGCACTGCCCAGCAAGAGTACCTCTTGACCCGAATTCAAGCCCTGGCTGAGAGTGCAGCTGATCTTTGTTTCACCTTCTGGGTTAAGATGAGTGACCATTTCCTAGATACAGATGAGATTTCTCATTTGTTATATCTCAGGAACATTTGTAAGGAGAGAGTCCCCCCCTTAGAAATCAATACGGCCAGTCAAATGGTTCTACTTGATGATCAAATTTTAGATATATGTAAAAGGTTAGAGTTGGTAAAAGGTCTTCTCATGAACTTGCCAAAGCAGTATCTTATGCAAGACAAAACTAAAGATCTTTTGAGACAGATTGCAGCTCTAACCAGCAAAACAAGGTATCATAGCCTTGAGGAAGACATGGCTGTTAGAGTGAATGATGAACTTCATATTTTGCTCAAAAACTCCAAAGAGATTTGTCTTGATGTTCGCAATCTGTTGCACTCTGGCTTCCCGTTGACTGAAGACTGTGGCATGATTGACTCACTGGTTATGAGTTTGAATGGACTGCTGAACTTCAAGGCTGATTTGGCAAATAAGCATGaaattgaaaagttaaaaaCTGTCATTGAACTGTGGAAGAAATGTGGTTCTTTTGGCAAACACCGGGAACGGGTATTTAAAACAGCTTATGAGGCAGCCTATATAATTGACTCCATGAATCTCAACAATGATCCTCCTCCATATCTTGAGTCATATCTTTCTGATATCATAGCGGAGGCTGACATCATTTACAATGAAACTCTTGACATTGGCTTCCTCAATGTTGTGAAGTCTTCAAATCCTTTGTCATCAGTAGTGAATACTCCTATTGGTGACAATGTGCTCGGAttcaagaaagaagaagaagcaataaAAGAACAACTTCTTAGTGGACCAAGTAAGCTAGATGTAATCTCAATTGTTGGTGTATCTGGGCTTGGTAAGACAACTTTGGCCAACAAGATTTACAATGATCAAAATGTAATCAACCACTTCCATGTTCGTGCGTGGTGTTGTGTTTCTCAAGAATATAACATGACAAAGTTGCTGTGTGAAATTTATAGCCAAGTTACAGAAGATGAACTCACTGATGAGATGCAAAGGCTAATCAAAGAAAATCGTGAGGCCAAAGTGACAGAAGTTGATCTGGCTGAAAAGTTTAGTAAGTGTGTCGTGGATAAAAAGACTCGAAGAAAAGTGACTGAAAGTGATGTGGCTGAAAAGTTACAAAAATTCCtcaaagaattgaaagaaaaaaggTATCTCATTGTGTTAGATGATATTTGGGAAAGTAGGGCTTATGAGGAGATAACAAGATGTTTTCCAACAGTAGAAAATGGAAGTAGAATCATGTTAACTAGTCGGTTTGATGAAGTAGCTCATAAACTAAAGCTTCATAGTGATCCTCATAATCTACCCTTCTTCACTAAAGAAGAACGTTGGGAGCTACTGCAGTGGAAGGTATTTCGAAATGAATGTTGCTATCCTGAACTATTGGAAATTGGGGAGGAGATATCTGAAAGTTATAGAGGATTACCCCTCTTCATTGTCATGGTAGCTGGCCTTCTTACAAGCATAAAAAAAGAAGAGCGCTTATGGTCAGAAGTTGCAAAATCTCTAAGCTCAGTTGCTTCTGAGCATGAAATATTAGGACTGATCTACGAACATCTACCAGATCGTTGGAAGTCATGCCTTTTATTTTTTGCGGCATTTCCTAAGGACCAAGAAATTGCAGTCTCCAAATTGGTACAGTTGTGGGCAGCTGAAggatttattgaaaaaattgaagGGAAGAGCTTAGAGGATGTGGCAGAGGATTACCTAAGTAATCTACTTAGTGGTGGCCTAATAACAGTTTCCAAAAGAAGATATGATGGTAGCATCATTTCGTGCCGGGTTCATAACACCATACATGAATTCTGCTTAGAAAAGGCTAAAAAAGAACGTTTCTTGATGATATCAAGTACTAACGATCAGATTCCCATCAGGGGTATGGCTTGTCATCGGATATGCTTCAATCATCAAGACATTGAGTGTCATAATCCCCTTTATTCACGGATACAATGGAGCCCTAGTGTCCGCACAATTCTTTGCACTTATAGAAGAAGAGAACCCCACATTTCAAAGGCAATTGACTTCTCTCAGATCTATCGCAGGTCAAGACTGATCAGAGTGTTGGACTTGGAGTCGATCACAGTGGGCAATACGTTTTTCTCAGTAATAGAACACCTACCTCATCTAAGATTCATAGCTGCCCATACTGGATATTGTAATTTTGTTCTACCATCATCACTAGGGAATCCTCATAATCTAGAAACTTTCAAGATCAAAACGGAAAATCAGTCTGTGGTGCTGCCAAAAGCTATTTTGAATATGGTGAAGTTGAGGCAGTTGGACATAACTGACTCCTTTCAGTTTGGCATTGATAAGGATGACTCCTGCCTAAAAAATATACAAGCTCTTTCCACGGTTCTTCTTCCTAACAAGCAGAGCATTGATGCTATGATAATCAGGTTCCCCTATCTTCGAAGGCTGAAATGCATCTATGTTGGTTCAAATGAGTCCTCTCCTGAGAGCAATGAGTTTCTGGATTTGGAAAAACTCGATCAGCTTGAATTCCTCCATGTGTCTTATGATGGTCCACTTGAGAGACGAGACCTCATTGTGTTTAAGTTCCCTTGGTGTCTTACAAAATTGATCCTGAATGGGTTTTCCCTGCCTGCATGCgagatttttaaatttgcactGATTCCCACATTGGTTGCACTTAAGTTACAGAATGTACACTTTAAAGATCATCAGTGGGATGTTGAAGAATGTGATTTCCCGCAATTAAACTATTTGAAATTACAGAACTGCTCCATTGTGTACTGGAGTGCCTTAACTAGTTCTTTTCCCTGCCTTAAGAGATTAATTTTACGAAGATGTATCATACTCAAGGAAGTACCTTCTTGCTTTGGGAATATTGCTACTCTTGAAGCAGTTGAAGTGTATAGGTGCAACAGCTCTCTTGAAGATTCAGTGTTGAAAATTCAAAGTGAATCAACCAATAGATCATCTCCACTCGTGATTAGGATTCTCAAGTCAGATGACCTACAAATAT TTTATTCTCCTGATGCCAAAAAGTGCAGTGCTGGTGTTTCTCAGTTGCCTGAAAATGTTGATGACAAGACAAAG TTTCTTCTACCTCCACCTTCTCGGGAAGATGAAAAGAAGAGAAGTGATTCCTGTTCTCAAAGTAGTAAGACATGA